Proteins encoded within one genomic window of Hermetia illucens chromosome 2, iHerIll2.2.curated.20191125, whole genome shotgun sequence:
- the LOC119647896 gene encoding putative odorant receptor 92a isoform X2, with product MKSISGIIFQHFPPVGKDGEIGSISLNLYCGRLLGIPFSTISWGRFATLAFRFYSLAILSTISILYTYCEVLDMMDAYQDMDALTQNISLSFTHIGGVLKGINVLYHLPEIMEIVNILKDTFRKYTISDKQRKILTSSEKFNTYIFLGYMSAVSFTAFAGAFVVIANPSIAGSSFPYRSKLPKYLPLSVRVCYHATSALVIAVQVVILDSLNINFINQIRCQLRVLNLNVENLKDGKVSNPKRLLSRCVQHHQIIMDLRNRIERIFSYQLLIQFFTSLLIFALTGFQATTARLSDGMIILYMYLGCIFSELFIYCFFANQVMDQNQLLAITGYDSAWYTFGTKYTKDLIFFLLRAQKPVTFSVGGFFDLSLNTFTGILGKSYSFIALLRQVYSE from the exons ATGAAATCCATCTCTGGAATTATTTTTCAACACTTTCCACCAGTGGGCAAGGATGGGGAAATTGGATCTATATCTCTGAACCTCTACTGCGGTCGCCTTCTTGGAATACCATTTTCTACAATCAGTTGGGGTCGTTTTGCAACATTGGCCTTCCGGTTTTATTCTCTGGCAATCCTGAGCACGATTTCAATCCTCTACACTTACTGTGAAGTGCTAGATATGATGGATGCGTACCAGGACATGGACGCCCTGACGCAAAATATTTCATTATCTTTCACACATATTGGCGGAGTCTTGAAG GGAATCAACGTCCTTTATCACCTTCCGGAGATCATGGAAATAGTAAATATTCTGAAGGACACTTTTCGCAAATATACAATTTCTGATAAGCAG CGTAAAATATTGACatcctctgaaaaatttaaTACGTACATATTTTTGGGATACATGTCCGCTGTCTCTTTCACCGCATTTGCAGGGGCATTTGTTGTTATTGCGA atccaAGTATTGCTGGAAGCTCCTTTCCTTACCGTTCAAAATTACCTAAGTACCTTCCTCTTTCTGTAAGAGTTTGCTACCATGCTACAAGTGCCTTGGTCATTGCTGTGCAAGTTGTTATTTTGGACTCGCTCAATATTAATTTCATTAATCAAATACGATGTCAACTAAGAGTTTTGAATCTCAATGTGGAAAACCTCAAAGATGGAAAAGTTTCGAATCCTAAACGACTTCTCAGCAGATGCGTTCAACATCATCAAATTATAATGGA TTTAAGGAACCGCATCGAGCGCATCTTCAGCTACCAATTATTGATTCAGTTCTTCACTTCATTATTGATCTTTGCGTTAACCGGATTTCAAGCCACAACGGCCAGACTCTCCGATGGGATGATCATCTTATACATGTACTTAGGGTGCATCTTCTCGGAGTTGTTTATTTATTGCTTCTTCGCCAATCAGGTTATGGATCAG AATCAGTTGCTGGCCATAACAGGATACGACTCCGCTTGGTATACTTTTGGCACAAAGTATACAAAAGATTTGATATTCTTCTTGCTGAGGGCGCAAAAGCCAGTAACTTTCAGCGTAGGAGGCTTCTTTGATTTATCCTTAAATACATTCACGGGG ATTCTCGGGAAATCGTACTCCTTCATTGCATTGTTGAGACAAGTTTATTCTGAGTAA
- the LOC119647896 gene encoding putative odorant receptor 92a isoform X1, translated as MKSISGIIFQHFPPVGKDGEIGSISLNLYCGRLLGIPFSTISWGRFATLAFRFYSLAILSTISILYTYCEVLDMMDAYQDMDALTQNISLSFTHIGGVLKGINVLYHLPEIMEIVNILKDTFRKYTISDKQRFCSFQRKILTSSEKFNTYIFLGYMSAVSFTAFAGAFVVIANPSIAGSSFPYRSKLPKYLPLSVRVCYHATSALVIAVQVVILDSLNINFINQIRCQLRVLNLNVENLKDGKVSNPKRLLSRCVQHHQIIMDLRNRIERIFSYQLLIQFFTSLLIFALTGFQATTARLSDGMIILYMYLGCIFSELFIYCFFANQVMDQNQLLAITGYDSAWYTFGTKYTKDLIFFLLRAQKPVTFSVGGFFDLSLNTFTGILGKSYSFIALLRQVYSE; from the exons ATGAAATCCATCTCTGGAATTATTTTTCAACACTTTCCACCAGTGGGCAAGGATGGGGAAATTGGATCTATATCTCTGAACCTCTACTGCGGTCGCCTTCTTGGAATACCATTTTCTACAATCAGTTGGGGTCGTTTTGCAACATTGGCCTTCCGGTTTTATTCTCTGGCAATCCTGAGCACGATTTCAATCCTCTACACTTACTGTGAAGTGCTAGATATGATGGATGCGTACCAGGACATGGACGCCCTGACGCAAAATATTTCATTATCTTTCACACATATTGGCGGAGTCTTGAAG GGAATCAACGTCCTTTATCACCTTCCGGAGATCATGGAAATAGTAAATATTCTGAAGGACACTTTTCGCAAATATACAATTTCTGATAAGCAG AGATTCTGTTCTTTTCAGCGTAAAATATTGACatcctctgaaaaatttaaTACGTACATATTTTTGGGATACATGTCCGCTGTCTCTTTCACCGCATTTGCAGGGGCATTTGTTGTTATTGCGA atccaAGTATTGCTGGAAGCTCCTTTCCTTACCGTTCAAAATTACCTAAGTACCTTCCTCTTTCTGTAAGAGTTTGCTACCATGCTACAAGTGCCTTGGTCATTGCTGTGCAAGTTGTTATTTTGGACTCGCTCAATATTAATTTCATTAATCAAATACGATGTCAACTAAGAGTTTTGAATCTCAATGTGGAAAACCTCAAAGATGGAAAAGTTTCGAATCCTAAACGACTTCTCAGCAGATGCGTTCAACATCATCAAATTATAATGGA TTTAAGGAACCGCATCGAGCGCATCTTCAGCTACCAATTATTGATTCAGTTCTTCACTTCATTATTGATCTTTGCGTTAACCGGATTTCAAGCCACAACGGCCAGACTCTCCGATGGGATGATCATCTTATACATGTACTTAGGGTGCATCTTCTCGGAGTTGTTTATTTATTGCTTCTTCGCCAATCAGGTTATGGATCAG AATCAGTTGCTGGCCATAACAGGATACGACTCCGCTTGGTATACTTTTGGCACAAAGTATACAAAAGATTTGATATTCTTCTTGCTGAGGGCGCAAAAGCCAGTAACTTTCAGCGTAGGAGGCTTCTTTGATTTATCCTTAAATACATTCACGGGG ATTCTCGGGAAATCGTACTCCTTCATTGCATTGTTGAGACAAGTTTATTCTGAGTAA
- the LOC119647899 gene encoding putative odorant receptor 92a, with amino-acid sequence MATDSVSKELRVHSLKINVIVAQVFGVPLILRENTKCTRFLVVSYFLLCLILFDILYLFCELFDLFYVGNNINAIAQNFCLTISHFGGCLKFLNIMYRSHDLQSIIEELRRLPSAYMVKPDHDNLLRSSEKVNMRIVKIYVSTIVVTFFVSFGTLIQDPTMGGKFFPFRAFLPDFLPLAVRIMYWSFGVLILGMQIMVVDTININLINQVRFHLKVLNSNLLDLASMEGLDKDPYNVLVDCIKYHKIILGFRDEIEDIFKYPLLAQFVISILTIVATGFQAVVLSEGVLLIYFYCSGLSVQLFSYCWFANQVMEENKLLFIAGYSTNWVEFGTRYSKILQIFMITSQRPLTFTLGGFFSLSLNTFTVILSRSYSCIAVLRQVYAE; translated from the exons ATGGCGACTGACTCGGTGTCAAAAGAGCTCCGTGTTCATTCTCTCAAGATAAACGTCATTGTGGCTCAAGTTTTTGGAGTTCCTTTGATTCTTCGGGAGAACACCAAATGCACCCGATTTTTAGTGGTTTCCTATTTCCTACTTTGTCTGATTTTATTCGatattctttatttattttgcgAATTATTTGATTTGTTCTACGTTGGGAATAATATTAATGCGATTGCCCAGAATTTCTGTTTGACAATAAGCCACTTTGGAGGATGCTTGAAG TTCTTGAATATCATGTACAGATCCCATGACTTGCAGTCCATTATCGAGGAATTAAGGCGACTGCCGTCAGCGTATATGGTCAAACCAGACCAT GATAACCTGTTGAGGAGTAGTGAGAAAGTAAACATGCGGATTGTGAAAATATACGTATCAACTATTGTTGTTACGTTTTTTGTGTCCTTCGGAACATTGATTCAAG ATCCAACTATGGGAGGAAAGTTTTTCCCGTTCAGAGCATTCCTTCCTGATTTTCTACCACTGGCAGTTCGCATCATGTACTGGTCCTTTGGAGTCCTGATATTAGGGATGCAAATAATGGTGGTTGACACCATaaacataaatttaataaatcaaGTTCGCTTTCACCTCAAGGTTCTTAACTCAAATTTGCTGGACTTAGCATCCATGGAGGGTCTTGATAAGGATCCATACAACGTTCTGGTCGATTGCATTAAGTATCACAAAATTATTTTGGG GTTTAGAGATGAAattgaagatattttcaaatACCCGCTGCTGGCGCAGTTTGTCATATCGATCCTTACAATTGTTGCAACCGGATTTCAAGCGGTTGTTTTGTCAGAGGGTGTTCTGCTGATATATTTCTACTGCAGCGGTCTTTCAGTTCAGTTGTTCTCCTATTGCTGGTTCGCCAACCAAGTCATGGAGGAG AACAAACTCTTATTCATAGCGGGATATAGTACAAACTGGGTCGAATTTGGAACGCGATACTCGAAAATATTACAAATATTCATGATTACTTCACAAAGGCCTCTCACTTTTACcctcgggggattcttctcgcTTTCGCTGAATACGTTTACGGTG ATATTGAGCCGTTCATATTCATGTATAGCTGTATTACGTCAAGTATACGCAGAGTGA